The Halobellus sp. MBLA0158 genome has a window encoding:
- a CDS encoding DUF58 domain-containing protein, which yields MPIEPSFLDELARLEASLTRETDSRRRGEQESPDVGEGLTFSDYRRYTPGDDVRLVDWRVYARTDEYFIKQYEAERNLTVHVLLDTSASMDFGDEGEHKFAFGARFALAFAYFAAAGHDSFRVSTIGTDVERLDRGRSTRGELLALLDRLNEVEPDGRTDFAEALATYAKTIRSRSLVVVVSDFIDDPDAIEDGLAALGRSDVLLVQVVAPAERDPDVAGDAVFEDPETGTTQRAYFAGSTAESYRDRLDAHIDDVAARARRLRADHVVVDTDADFFESFAEVWRRQDERERRRRRR from the coding sequence ATGCCGATCGAGCCGTCCTTCCTCGACGAGCTCGCCCGGCTGGAGGCGTCGCTGACGCGGGAGACCGACTCGCGGCGTCGGGGCGAACAGGAATCGCCGGACGTCGGCGAGGGGCTCACCTTCAGCGACTACCGGCGCTACACGCCCGGCGACGACGTCCGCCTCGTCGACTGGCGGGTCTACGCCCGCACGGACGAGTACTTCATCAAGCAGTACGAGGCAGAGCGGAACCTCACGGTCCACGTCCTCCTCGACACGTCGGCGTCGATGGACTTCGGCGACGAGGGAGAACACAAATTCGCGTTCGGCGCGCGCTTCGCCCTCGCGTTCGCGTACTTCGCCGCCGCCGGACACGACTCCTTCCGCGTCTCGACCATCGGCACCGACGTGGAGCGCCTGGACCGCGGCCGCTCGACCCGCGGGGAACTCCTCGCGCTTCTCGATCGGCTCAACGAGGTCGAGCCGGACGGGCGGACGGACTTCGCCGAGGCGCTGGCGACGTACGCGAAGACGATCCGCTCGCGCTCGCTCGTCGTCGTCGTCTCGGACTTCATCGACGACCCCGACGCGATCGAGGACGGGCTCGCCGCGCTCGGCCGGAGCGACGTCCTCCTCGTCCAGGTCGTCGCGCCCGCGGAGCGCGACCCCGACGTCGCCGGCGACGCCGTCTTCGAGGACCCCGAGACGGGGACGACCCAGCGCGCGTACTTCGCGGGCTCGACCGCCGAGTCCTACCGCGACCGGCTCGACGCGCACATCGACGACGTGGCCGCGCGGGCGCGCCGCCTGCGGGCGGACCACGTCGTCGTCGACACCGACGCCGACTTCTTCGAGTCGTTCGCGGAGGTCTGGCGGCGCCAGGACGAGCGGGAGCGACGGCGGCGGCGACGCTGA
- a CDS encoding DUF7503 family protein, with amino-acid sequence MSDNDTNAVAQYLADHPRAMGVLFTALLLLSQAGSVAAGNHVGISGP; translated from the coding sequence ATGTCCGACAATGACACCAACGCTGTCGCACAGTACCTCGCTGACCACCCCCGCGCGATGGGCGTCCTGTTCACCGCGCTCCTTCTGCTATCGCAGGCTGGCTCGGTCGCCGCCGGTAACCACGTTGGTATCTCCGGCCCCTAA
- a CDS encoding AAA family ATPase produces the protein MNGNDEIDRIQRRLAALREEVAKRIVGQSDVVEQLLVCLLCDGNALIESNPGLGKTTLVRTIAEATDLSFSRIQNTPDLMPADITGTEIIRESGGDREFVFERGPVFANLVLADEINRATPKTQAALLEAMQEKQVTTAGETRELPRPFFVLATQNPIDQEGTYPLPEAQTDRFLLKILVEYPSRDEEREIVDRYTTGAPDPSVDRVLSRDGLQRVQQLVRGMPIADDVRDDVIDLVRETRTDEDVEFGASPRASMGLVLAAKARAFLEGRSHVSWEDVEAMAHPVLRHRLIVDFRAEREGVTPDDVVSDLL, from the coding sequence ATGAACGGAAACGACGAGATCGACCGGATCCAGCGCAGACTCGCCGCCCTCCGCGAGGAGGTCGCAAAGCGAATCGTCGGCCAGAGCGACGTCGTCGAGCAGCTGCTCGTCTGCCTGCTCTGCGACGGCAACGCGCTGATCGAGAGCAACCCCGGGCTCGGGAAGACGACGCTCGTGCGGACGATCGCGGAGGCGACGGACCTCTCCTTCTCGCGGATCCAGAACACCCCCGACCTGATGCCCGCGGATATCACCGGCACCGAGATCATCCGCGAGTCGGGCGGCGACAGGGAGTTCGTCTTCGAGCGCGGCCCGGTGTTCGCGAACCTCGTGCTGGCCGACGAGATCAACCGCGCGACGCCGAAGACCCAGGCGGCGCTCCTGGAGGCGATGCAGGAAAAGCAGGTGACGACCGCCGGCGAGACCCGCGAGCTCCCGCGGCCGTTCTTCGTCCTCGCGACGCAGAACCCGATCGACCAGGAGGGGACCTACCCCCTGCCGGAGGCCCAGACCGACCGCTTCCTCCTGAAGATCCTCGTCGAGTACCCCAGCCGCGACGAGGAGCGCGAGATCGTCGACCGCTACACGACGGGCGCGCCCGACCCGTCGGTCGACCGCGTGCTCTCGCGCGACGGCCTCCAGCGGGTCCAGCAGCTCGTCAGGGGGATGCCGATCGCCGACGACGTCCGCGACGACGTGATCGACCTCGTCAGGGAGACGCGGACGGACGAGGACGTCGAGTTCGGCGCGAGCCCGCGGGCCAGTATGGGCCTCGTGCTCGCGGCGAAGGCCCGGGCCTTCCTTGAGGGCCGCTCGCACGTCTCCTGGGAGGACGTCGAGGCGATGGCGCACCCGGTGCTCCGCCACCGGCTCATCGTCGACTTCCGGGCCGAGCGCGAGGGCGTGACGCCCGACGACGTCGTTTCGGACCTCCTGTGA
- a CDS encoding DUF7408 domain-containing protein → MALSDVFLSPLGLAALLAAVPVLILYLVRPDPRRVTLPTLRFLSDSAGTSSSRPLLERLKRNALLIFQLLAIALFALALAAPYVAVPQSETVEETVIVLDASASMQVESGGTTRFDRAAAAARDAVTSQTSVVLADGSATIALRAGTAADAEETLASVSASDAPGDLRTAISRATSLAGDGARVVVLSDFAGGTGGESEWRTAVQAARARGLAVDLRQFARGGADNVGIVDREFSGEDVTVTVQNFGASEASREVSLAGETRSLSLDAGDVRSVTFPIPADGGEIRLSPGDAFPTDDVAYVAAPADAAVDVLLVTNDENRYLSTALSVIDPVELTVVEPPGQIPSPSEDAYDVVLYSNVDGDALRDDHLAAGRQALAAGGGVGIQAQPRSSLPADRYGDLLLVSPSGMGSNPTLATPSDADLTRDLTFPPPERYVRGELRSGRALLSTTDGTPIVATASRDEGRILYYGYLESASSFKYDYEYPIFWKRSVYELADRRSLAELNRETGERLRFGNETRVETPDGEVTASAVDAADAGFYVADGERYSASLLSAAESDVAAASIEETGGGGPSTRTEERTAPDPITEFVALGVLAVALGEVAFLRRRGDL, encoded by the coding sequence ATGGCCCTCTCCGACGTCTTTCTCTCCCCGCTCGGGCTCGCGGCCCTCCTCGCGGCGGTCCCCGTCCTGATCCTGTACCTCGTCCGACCCGACCCGCGCCGGGTGACGCTCCCGACGCTCCGGTTCCTCTCGGACTCGGCGGGCACGTCGTCGTCGCGGCCACTCCTCGAACGGCTGAAGCGGAACGCGCTCCTCATCTTCCAACTGCTCGCGATCGCCCTGTTCGCCCTCGCGCTCGCGGCGCCGTACGTCGCCGTGCCCCAGTCCGAGACCGTCGAGGAGACGGTGATCGTCCTCGACGCCAGCGCGAGTATGCAGGTCGAATCCGGCGGAACGACCCGCTTCGACCGCGCGGCCGCGGCCGCCCGCGACGCCGTCACCTCCCAAACTTCGGTCGTCCTCGCCGACGGGAGCGCGACGATCGCGCTGCGGGCCGGGACCGCGGCCGACGCCGAGGAGACGCTCGCGAGCGTGTCGGCTTCGGACGCCCCCGGCGACCTCCGCACGGCGATCTCGCGGGCGACGAGCCTCGCGGGCGACGGCGCACGGGTGGTGGTCCTCAGCGACTTCGCCGGCGGCACGGGCGGAGAAAGCGAGTGGCGGACCGCCGTGCAGGCGGCCCGCGCCCGGGGGCTCGCGGTCGACCTCCGGCAGTTCGCCCGCGGCGGCGCCGACAACGTGGGCATCGTCGACCGGGAGTTCTCCGGCGAGGACGTGACCGTCACGGTCCAGAACTTCGGCGCCTCGGAAGCGAGCCGCGAGGTCTCGCTCGCCGGCGAGACCCGGTCGCTCTCGCTGGACGCGGGCGACGTCCGGAGCGTCACCTTCCCCATCCCCGCCGACGGCGGCGAGATCCGGCTCTCGCCCGGCGACGCGTTCCCGACCGACGACGTCGCCTACGTGGCCGCGCCGGCGGACGCCGCCGTCGACGTCCTGCTCGTGACCAACGACGAGAACCGCTACCTCTCGACGGCGCTGTCGGTGATCGACCCCGTCGAACTGACCGTCGTCGAGCCGCCCGGACAGATCCCGAGCCCGTCGGAGGACGCCTACGACGTGGTGCTGTACAGCAACGTCGACGGCGACGCGCTCCGGGACGACCACCTCGCGGCCGGCCGACAGGCGCTCGCCGCGGGCGGCGGCGTCGGGATCCAGGCCCAGCCGCGCTCGTCGTTGCCCGCGGACCGCTACGGCGACCTCCTGCTCGTCTCGCCGTCGGGGATGGGCTCGAACCCGACGCTCGCGACGCCCTCGGACGCCGACCTCACGCGCGACCTCACCTTCCCGCCGCCGGAGCGGTACGTCCGCGGCGAACTCCGCTCCGGCCGGGCGCTGCTGTCGACGACCGACGGGACGCCCATCGTCGCGACCGCGTCGCGAGACGAGGGACGGATCCTCTACTACGGCTACCTGGAGTCGGCGTCGTCGTTCAAGTACGACTACGAGTACCCGATCTTCTGGAAGCGGAGCGTCTACGAGCTCGCCGACCGGCGGTCGCTCGCGGAGCTGAACCGCGAGACGGGCGAGCGGCTCCGCTTCGGCAACGAGACGCGCGTCGAGACCCCAGACGGAGAGGTCACCGCGAGCGCCGTCGACGCGGCGGACGCGGGCTTCTACGTCGCCGACGGCGAGCGGTACAGCGCCTCGCTCCTCAGCGCCGCCGAGTCGGACGTGGCCGCGGCGTCGATCGAGGAGACGGGCGGCGGCGGCCCCTCGACCCGGACCGAAGAGCGGACCGCGCCGGACCCCATAACCGAGTTCGTCGCGCTCGGCGTCCTCGCCGTGGCGCTCGGCGAGGTGGCCTTCCTGCGCCGACGGGGTGACCTCTGA
- a CDS encoding response regulator transcription factor, which yields MSADSPLVLVVEDEPDLADLYATWLRDEYRVRVAYGGREALEQLDDEVDIALLDRRMPDLSGDEALEAIRERGVDCRVAMVTAVEPDFDILEMGFDDYLVKPVSREALKETVENLLLRNTYDEGIQELFSLASKKALLESEKDPVSLENNEEYQELSERVAELRSQLDETLTQFGDEDDFTAVYRDIGADAGPDDDTSA from the coding sequence ATGAGCGCTGACTCGCCGCTGGTCCTCGTCGTCGAAGACGAACCGGACCTCGCCGATCTGTACGCAACGTGGCTGAGAGACGAGTATCGCGTCCGCGTCGCCTACGGGGGCCGCGAGGCACTCGAACAGCTCGACGACGAGGTCGACATCGCCCTGTTGGACCGCCGGATGCCCGACCTCTCGGGCGACGAGGCCCTCGAAGCCATCCGCGAGCGGGGCGTCGACTGCCGCGTCGCGATGGTGACCGCCGTCGAACCCGACTTCGACATCTTGGAGATGGGCTTCGACGACTACCTCGTCAAGCCGGTCTCGCGGGAGGCCCTCAAGGAGACGGTCGAGAACCTCCTCCTCCGGAACACCTACGACGAGGGCATCCAGGAGCTGTTCTCGCTGGCCTCCAAGAAGGCCCTCTTGGAGTCCGAGAAGGATCCCGTCTCCCTGGAGAACAACGAGGAATACCAGGAGCTCTCCGAGCGCGTCGCCGAACTCCGCTCGCAGCTCGACGAGACGCTTACCCAGTTCGGCGACGAGGACGATTTCACTGCGGTGTACCGCGACATCGGCGCCGACGCCGGTCCCGACGACGACACCTCCGCGTAG
- a CDS encoding Lrp/AsnC family transcriptional regulator: protein MEAKRELLDLLLSDARQSTEDIARQLGVDAATVEELVDELEAEGAIRGYQAVVDWNNVDEEHVRAEVELNVELDRETGYEDIAQRIARFPEVASLRLISGSYDFAVDVEGDSMHDVSNFVSEQIAPIPEVTQTVTHFVMTTYKERGVYFGDGDDDDRLAVSP, encoded by the coding sequence ATGGAAGCGAAGCGGGAACTGCTCGACCTGTTGCTGAGCGACGCTCGACAGAGCACCGAGGACATCGCGCGACAACTCGGCGTAGACGCAGCAACGGTCGAGGAGCTGGTCGACGAGCTGGAGGCCGAGGGGGCGATCCGCGGCTACCAGGCGGTCGTCGACTGGAACAACGTGGACGAGGAACACGTCCGCGCGGAGGTCGAGCTGAACGTCGAACTCGACCGCGAGACCGGCTACGAGGACATCGCCCAGCGCATCGCGCGCTTCCCCGAGGTGGCCTCGCTCCGGCTCATCTCCGGCAGCTACGACTTCGCCGTCGACGTCGAGGGCGACTCGATGCACGACGTCTCGAACTTCGTCTCCGAACAGATCGCGCCGATCCCCGAGGTGACCCAGACGGTCACCCACTTCGTGATGACGACGTACAAGGAGCGCGGCGTCTACTTCGGCGACGGCGACGACGACGACCGGCTCGCCGTCTCGCCATGA
- a CDS encoding DUF7504 family protein yields the protein MHTGGGTDGTGVGATVGVATALDELKSRGSALLVVGSVPEEVYARVSGCMLGDSSENRRRVVVEGGESPEVRFTDVDRWTPEWTRVFRWDADPRRSAAAESRGNGSDSGRSVGPDTGPNGPGIGRTNDRGSAPAPGSGRIDGYADAAVTVDGPAAKLGVEVGTAISELSEFAGGLGPAELRVAFDCTTSLLSAYDEPTAFRFLHVLANNIRRVDGMGHVRLPKPLDDETTRLLAPLFDAVVELRLDGTEPQQRWHFRDADVTSEWLPVDEPPA from the coding sequence ATGCATACTGGAGGCGGTACCGACGGGACTGGGGTCGGTGCCACCGTGGGCGTCGCGACCGCGCTCGACGAGCTGAAATCGCGCGGGAGCGCGCTCTTGGTCGTCGGGTCGGTCCCCGAAGAGGTCTACGCTCGCGTCTCGGGCTGTATGCTCGGCGATAGTTCGGAGAACCGTCGCCGGGTCGTCGTCGAGGGGGGCGAGAGCCCCGAGGTTCGGTTCACGGACGTCGACCGGTGGACGCCGGAGTGGACGCGGGTGTTCCGCTGGGACGCCGATCCCCGCCGGTCGGCAGCCGCAGAGAGCCGCGGAAACGGCTCGGACAGTGGGCGGTCCGTCGGCCCGGACACGGGCCCGAACGGCCCCGGAATCGGGCGGACGAACGATCGGGGGTCCGCTCCCGCCCCCGGATCCGGCCGGATCGACGGATACGCCGACGCCGCCGTGACGGTCGACGGCCCCGCCGCGAAACTGGGCGTCGAGGTCGGGACGGCGATCAGCGAGCTCTCCGAGTTCGCCGGCGGCCTCGGTCCCGCGGAACTGCGCGTCGCCTTCGACTGCACGACCTCGTTGCTGTCGGCGTACGACGAACCGACCGCGTTCCGGTTCCTCCACGTCCTCGCAAACAACATCCGTCGGGTCGACGGGATGGGCCACGTCCGCCTCCCGAAGCCGCTCGACGACGAGACCACCCGTCTCCTCGCCCCGCTCTTCGACGCCGTCGTGGAACTGCGGCTCGACGGGACCGAACCCCAGCAGCGCTGGCACTTCCGCGACGCCGACGTCACGTCGGAGTGGCTCCCCGTCGATGAGCCGCCGGCCTGA
- a CDS encoding DUF7502 family protein → MSSEKLEESDGAIPAGADGSDADASTARVRDALAEVRREVRKAAAVYAVVDAALVALAANLLLSLFTPAALDAYLGLPGVAYAALRSVPLIGDVAPRAVQATSLVAVALGLATFAAEYLLRLREPLVEQFEAANPEVREALRTARDAVGDRSETPMARRLYDDVIARLESTSTGELVATRRVAVTVLLVVVVSLASVQVALVNPDLGGLLGPDDGAGIEQPEDDDLQDGDRILGDSEDVQAGDDLENITVTGSGEPIGDGATAPGGDGYGSGGGSGEFESQQAGFAGSERIEDAELVREYNLRIREIDDEETDT, encoded by the coding sequence ATGTCGAGTGAGAAGCTCGAAGAGAGCGACGGGGCGATCCCCGCGGGCGCGGACGGATCCGACGCCGACGCGTCGACCGCGCGCGTCCGCGACGCCCTCGCCGAGGTCCGCCGCGAGGTGCGGAAGGCCGCCGCGGTCTACGCCGTCGTCGACGCGGCGCTCGTCGCGCTCGCGGCGAACCTCCTGCTCTCGCTCTTCACGCCGGCGGCGCTCGACGCCTACCTCGGCCTGCCGGGCGTCGCCTACGCCGCGCTCCGGAGCGTGCCGCTGATCGGCGACGTCGCGCCGCGGGCGGTCCAGGCGACCTCGCTCGTCGCCGTCGCGCTCGGGCTCGCGACGTTCGCCGCCGAGTACCTGCTCCGCCTGCGCGAGCCGCTCGTCGAGCAGTTCGAGGCCGCCAATCCCGAAGTGCGCGAGGCGCTGCGGACCGCCCGCGACGCCGTCGGGGACCGGAGCGAGACCCCGATGGCCCGCCGGCTCTACGACGACGTGATCGCCCGGCTCGAATCGACCTCGACCGGCGAACTGGTCGCGACCCGCCGCGTCGCGGTCACGGTCCTGCTCGTCGTCGTCGTGAGCCTCGCGAGCGTCCAGGTCGCGCTCGTGAACCCCGATCTGGGCGGCCTGCTCGGTCCCGACGACGGCGCGGGGATCGAACAGCCCGAGGACGACGACCTCCAGGACGGCGACCGGATCCTCGGCGACAGCGAGGACGTCCAGGCCGGCGACGACCTGGAGAACATCACCGTGACGGGCAGCGGCGAGCCGATCGGCGACGGCGCGACCGCGCCGGGCGGCGACGGGTACGGAAGCGGCGGCGGCAGCGGGGAGTTCGAGAGCCAGCAGGCCGGCTTCGCCGGCAGCGAGCGGATCGAAGACGCCGAACTGGTCCGGGAGTACAACCTCCGGATCAGGGAGATCGACGACGAGGAGACGGACACCTAA
- a CDS encoding VWA domain-containing protein, producing the protein MVGVELTEGLSVGLARPLFLLALPLGVAALWALIFRGASGTASEGSRRWLFAARVAVVALVVLSAAGPYTVQSRSTAGDPSVTLLVDRSDSMAVSPNVADRLAESIEDAGVSVRRVPVGADASSPVGDAVAANLRENGSVVLLSDGRVTSGQSLAGATELAREVNATVSVVSPEPRTRERYVTVEGPEKASLGVENRFAARVDGVGPNTSATLTVRVDGRVVAERTTNDVPAVVGFNHTFASTGSHTITAEIDVTDRFVANDVARKTVRVVERPEVLYVSPGDYPFREYLGELYDVTTAERVPENLSSYYAVVVQDAPADRIGNVDRLQEFVIDGGGLAVVGGPNSFEAGGYRGSAVGSMLPVSVGEGQRRATNIVLAVDVSGSAEEGMRIQKSASLSVLEQLGDENEVGLVGFNYQAYRVSAIEPLSRNRDELRDKIRRLRAGGATDIASGVRGAAELLGDRTGTVILVSDGGDNPQEAAEAAARLSDRGIRVITVGAGERINERTLTTIAGAGGGSYFRATEATKLGILFGGAGAAGGSGLVVLDRSAFVTSGVTLTASPASFNDVTVRSGADFLVAGNNGQPAVATWRYGLGRVATVTAYGEDGTLDGLLREPDSLLLTRTTNYVVGDPERKATGITGVPDTRVGVPTTVTYRGSERPEIGNVSFRRVGAETYQATLTPEETGYFRVGNATYAANYPAEYAAFGPAPELEALVDDTGGREFSAGEGQQIARFAAERARGVRPVRSDWTWLPLLVGLLAFTAEVSYRRLQVRRRNTSDGGLP; encoded by the coding sequence ATGGTCGGCGTCGAACTCACGGAGGGGCTCTCTGTCGGCCTCGCGCGGCCGCTGTTCCTGCTCGCGCTTCCCCTCGGCGTCGCGGCGCTGTGGGCGCTGATCTTCCGCGGGGCGTCGGGGACGGCCTCCGAGGGGTCCAGGCGCTGGCTCTTCGCCGCGCGGGTCGCCGTCGTCGCGCTCGTGGTGCTCTCGGCGGCGGGACCGTACACCGTCCAGTCGCGGTCGACCGCGGGCGATCCGAGCGTGACGCTGCTCGTCGATCGCTCCGACAGTATGGCCGTCTCGCCGAACGTCGCCGACCGGCTCGCCGAATCGATCGAGGACGCGGGCGTCTCGGTGCGGCGGGTGCCCGTCGGCGCGGACGCCTCCTCGCCGGTCGGCGACGCCGTCGCGGCGAACCTCCGGGAGAACGGCAGCGTCGTCCTCCTCAGCGACGGACGCGTCACGAGCGGCCAGTCGCTCGCGGGCGCGACGGAGCTGGCCCGCGAGGTCAACGCGACCGTCTCCGTGGTCTCGCCCGAGCCCCGGACCAGGGAGCGGTACGTGACCGTCGAGGGGCCCGAGAAGGCGAGCCTCGGCGTCGAGAACCGCTTCGCCGCGCGCGTCGACGGGGTCGGCCCCAACACCTCGGCGACGCTCACCGTCAGGGTCGACGGGCGGGTCGTCGCCGAGCGGACGACGAACGACGTGCCGGCCGTCGTGGGATTCAACCACACGTTCGCCTCGACCGGGAGCCACACCATCACCGCCGAGATCGACGTCACGGACCGCTTCGTCGCCAACGACGTCGCCCGGAAGACCGTCCGCGTCGTCGAGCGCCCCGAGGTCCTCTACGTCTCGCCCGGCGACTACCCCTTCCGCGAGTACCTCGGCGAACTCTACGACGTGACCACCGCCGAGCGCGTGCCCGAGAACCTCTCGTCGTACTACGCGGTGGTCGTCCAGGACGCGCCCGCGGACCGGATCGGCAACGTCGACCGCCTCCAGGAGTTCGTCATCGACGGCGGCGGCCTCGCGGTCGTCGGCGGCCCCAACTCCTTCGAGGCCGGCGGCTACCGCGGGTCGGCGGTCGGATCGATGCTCCCCGTCTCGGTCGGCGAGGGCCAGCGCCGCGCGACGAACATCGTCCTCGCGGTCGACGTCTCCGGGAGCGCCGAGGAGGGGATGCGGATCCAGAAGTCCGCGTCGCTTTCGGTCCTCGAACAGCTCGGCGACGAGAACGAGGTCGGCCTCGTCGGCTTCAACTACCAGGCGTATCGGGTCAGCGCGATCGAGCCGCTGTCGCGGAACCGCGACGAGCTCCGGGACAAGATCCGACGGCTCCGCGCGGGCGGGGCGACCGACATCGCCTCGGGCGTCCGCGGCGCGGCCGAACTCCTCGGGGACCGCACGGGCACGGTCATCCTCGTCAGCGACGGCGGCGACAACCCCCAGGAGGCCGCCGAGGCCGCGGCGCGGCTCTCCGACCGCGGCATCCGCGTCATCACCGTCGGCGCGGGCGAGCGGATCAACGAGCGGACGCTCACCACCATCGCCGGCGCGGGCGGCGGCAGCTACTTCCGCGCCACGGAGGCGACCAAGCTCGGCATCCTCTTCGGGGGCGCGGGCGCCGCCGGCGGCTCGGGGCTCGTCGTCCTCGACCGGAGCGCCTTCGTCACCTCCGGCGTCACGCTGACGGCGTCGCCGGCCTCGTTCAACGACGTCACCGTCCGCTCGGGCGCGGACTTCCTCGTCGCCGGGAACAACGGCCAGCCCGCGGTCGCGACGTGGCGCTACGGGCTCGGCCGCGTGGCGACGGTCACCGCCTACGGCGAGGACGGCACGCTCGACGGCCTGCTTCGGGAACCCGACTCGCTGCTCCTGACGCGGACGACGAACTACGTCGTCGGCGACCCCGAGCGGAAGGCGACCGGGATCACCGGCGTCCCCGACACCCGCGTCGGCGTCCCGACGACCGTGACCTACCGCGGGAGCGAGCGCCCCGAGATCGGGAACGTCTCGTTCCGCCGGGTCGGCGCCGAGACCTACCAGGCGACGCTGACGCCCGAGGAGACGGGCTACTTCCGCGTGGGGAACGCGACGTACGCCGCGAATTACCCCGCGGAGTACGCCGCGTTCGGCCCCGCGCCCGAACTGGAGGCGCTCGTCGACGACACCGGGGGACGCGAATTCTCCGCCGGGGAGGGACAACAGATCGCGCGCTTCGCGGCCGAGCGCGCCCGCGGCGTCCGGCCCGTCAGATCTGACTGGACCTGGCTCCCGCTGCTCGTCGGACTGCTCGCGTTCACCGCCGAGGTGAGCTACCGGCGGCTTCAAGTCCGTCGCCGGAATACGTCGGACGGAGGCCTCCCGTGA
- a CDS encoding copper transporter codes for MSFVGRRLNLVLVVVLAVLAVGTVGATVLYQSGVSAVETQNEQLRAQNEQLREDLRSARERIDTLQSRVSELEDRAESLRSTLQTQNETLVQVREERNGYRSDLESLCEQWRQERDTVPEECEDVE; via the coding sequence GTGAGCTTCGTCGGCCGCCGCCTGAACCTGGTGCTCGTCGTCGTGCTGGCGGTCCTCGCCGTCGGGACCGTCGGAGCGACGGTGCTGTATCAATCGGGCGTCTCCGCGGTGGAGACCCAGAACGAACAGCTGCGCGCGCAGAACGAGCAGCTCCGCGAGGACCTGCGGTCGGCGCGCGAGCGGATCGACACGCTCCAGTCGCGCGTCTCGGAGCTGGAAGACCGGGCGGAGTCCCTTCGGAGCACGCTGCAGACGCAGAACGAGACGCTCGTACAGGTGCGGGAGGAACGGAACGGATACCGAAGCGATCTCGAATCGCTCTGCGAACAGTGGCGGCAGGAGCGCGACACCGTCCCGGAGGAGTGTGAGGATGTCGAGTGA
- a CDS encoding pyridoxal phosphate-dependent aminotransferase, producing MSEQASSPLSERARETPPSGIRRFFELAEEMDDIVSLGVGEPDFSAPWAARTAAIDSLERGRTSYTANRGRRDLRERIACHVTRYDLDYDPDEEILVTAGASEAVDLAMRALVDPGDAVAVPQPSYISYGPTVTFAGGDVVSVPTRAENDFTLTYDDLERAGAAEASVLVLCYPNNPTGAVMTRSELREVAEFAREHDIFVLSDEIYAALRYEDEHVSIATLPGMRERTVVFNGFSKAYAMTGMRLGYALGPPEVIDAMNRIHQYTMLSAPTTAQFAAIEALESCDDAVAEMRREFDRRRQFVISRFNDLGMDCFEAKGAFYVFPKCPPGWEDDEAFAEALIREERVALVPGRVFGSGGEGHLRVSYASAMPELKTALDRIESFVASN from the coding sequence ATGAGCGAGCAGGCGTCGAGCCCGCTCTCCGAGCGGGCGCGGGAGACCCCGCCCTCCGGGATCCGGCGGTTCTTCGAGCTCGCCGAGGAGATGGACGACATCGTCTCGCTCGGCGTCGGCGAGCCCGACTTCTCCGCGCCGTGGGCCGCCCGGACGGCCGCCATCGACTCCCTGGAGCGGGGCCGGACCTCGTACACGGCCAACCGCGGCCGCCGGGACCTCCGCGAGCGGATCGCCTGCCACGTCACGCGGTACGACCTCGACTACGACCCCGACGAGGAGATCCTCGTCACCGCCGGCGCGAGCGAGGCGGTCGACCTCGCGATGCGGGCGCTCGTCGACCCCGGCGACGCGGTCGCGGTGCCGCAGCCGTCGTACATCTCCTACGGGCCGACGGTGACCTTCGCCGGCGGCGACGTCGTGTCGGTGCCGACCCGCGCGGAGAACGACTTCACCCTCACCTACGACGACCTCGAACGCGCCGGCGCCGCCGAGGCCTCGGTGCTCGTGCTCTGTTACCCGAACAACCCCACGGGCGCGGTGATGACCCGGAGCGAGCTCCGGGAGGTCGCGGAGTTCGCCCGCGAGCACGACATCTTCGTCCTCTCCGACGAGATCTACGCCGCGCTCCGCTACGAGGACGAGCACGTCTCGATCGCGACCCTGCCGGGGATGCGCGAGCGGACCGTCGTCTTCAACGGCTTCTCGAAGGCCTACGCGATGACGGGGATGCGCCTCGGCTACGCGCTCGGGCCCCCGGAGGTGATCGACGCGATGAACCGCATCCACCAGTACACGATGCTGTCGGCGCCGACGACGGCGCAGTTCGCCGCCATCGAGGCGCTGGAGTCCTGCGACGACGCCGTCGCGGAGATGCGCCGGGAGTTCGACCGGCGGCGGCAGTTCGTCATCTCGCGGTTCAACGACCTCGGGATGGACTGCTTCGAGGCCAAGGGCGCGTTCTACGTGTTCCCCAAGTGCCCGCCGGGCTGGGAGGACGACGAGGCGTTCGCGGAGGCGCTCATCCGCGAGGAGCGCGTCGCGCTCGTGCCCGGTCGCGTCTTCGGCAGCGGGGGCGAGGGCCACCTGCGCGTGTCCTACGCGTCGGCGATGCCGGAACTGAAGACCGCGCTGGACCGGATCGAGTCGTTCGTCGCGTCGAACTGA